One genomic region from Evansella sp. LMS18 encodes:
- a CDS encoding SDR family oxidoreductase yields MDTNLTGKSVLVTAASKGLGKATALEFAKEGAKVVISSRNEEELQKTVEEIKQESGNDNINYVACDITDYDSIKNLVEKTVELNDTVDVLINNSGGPPAGTFDNLTDEQWQKAFELNLLSITRLIREVLPHMRNNGGGHIANFASSSIKQTLDNLILSNTYRAGIIGLAKSLSQELSKDNIMINTVGPGRIGTDRVAQLDAIRADKLGVTYEEIKESTEKSIPMGRYGKPEEFAKLVVFLCSGANTYITGQAMLVDGGLVKAL; encoded by the coding sequence ATGGATACAAATTTAACAGGAAAATCCGTACTTGTAACCGCAGCCAGCAAAGGGTTAGGAAAAGCAACTGCACTGGAATTCGCTAAAGAGGGTGCGAAAGTGGTTATCTCCAGCAGAAACGAAGAAGAACTGCAAAAGACCGTGGAGGAAATTAAGCAGGAGAGCGGTAATGATAATATTAATTATGTTGCCTGCGATATTACAGATTATGATTCTATTAAAAACCTCGTGGAAAAAACAGTGGAATTAAACGATACGGTTGACGTGCTGATTAATAACTCGGGCGGCCCTCCTGCAGGCACTTTTGATAATCTGACCGATGAACAGTGGCAGAAGGCTTTCGAACTTAACCTGCTCAGCATTACGCGTCTTATTCGTGAAGTTCTGCCACATATGAGAAATAACGGCGGCGGGCATATTGCTAATTTCGCCTCATCTTCCATTAAGCAGACACTGGATAATCTCATCCTGTCTAACACATACAGAGCGGGTATTATCGGACTCGCTAAGAGTTTATCCCAGGAGCTGTCAAAAGATAATATCATGATTAATACAGTAGGTCCTGGAAGAATTGGTACAGACAGAGTAGCTCAGCTTGATGCTATCAGGGCGGATAAGCTTGGTGTGACATATGAGGAAATTAAGGAAAGCACAGAAAAGTCAATTCCTATGGGCCGTTACGGGAAGCCGGAGGAATTCGCAAAGCTGGTAGTATTCCTTTGCTCCGGGGCAAACACCTATATTACCGGGCAGGCGATGCTTGTTGATGGCGGACTTGTAAAAGCGCTTTAA
- a CDS encoding fumarylacetoacetate hydrolase family protein, with amino-acid sequence MRLGTILQNNQETGAIVTDKWVVTVEKVNAELGTDWPVNVFEIIQSGRLEEMRDWFDEEGKAKVEELDCLSGEEVTYGPLYRHPRKIWGIGLNYVEHASDLSENAPNTEPASFMKPDTTIIGPEDTIEIPHQSDRTTAESELGIIIGKECKDVSEENALDVVAGYTTIIDMTAEDILQKNPRYLTRSKSFDTFFSFGPQLVTTDEVEEVDNLNVSTVINGGLHRKNVVSNMTFSPRYLVSFHSKVMKLLPGDIISTGTPGAVVIRNGDVVECQIDGFATLVNKVKDSKENQ; translated from the coding sequence ATGCGCTTAGGAACAATTTTGCAGAACAACCAGGAAACAGGAGCAATCGTAACAGATAAATGGGTAGTTACAGTAGAAAAAGTTAACGCTGAACTCGGGACAGACTGGCCGGTAAATGTTTTTGAAATTATTCAAAGCGGCAGGCTTGAAGAGATGAGAGACTGGTTTGATGAAGAAGGGAAAGCAAAGGTAGAGGAGCTGGATTGCCTATCAGGAGAAGAAGTTACATACGGGCCGTTATACCGCCATCCAAGAAAGATCTGGGGCATCGGACTAAACTATGTGGAGCATGCTTCAGACTTAAGTGAAAATGCGCCTAACACAGAACCGGCCAGCTTTATGAAACCTGATACAACAATTATCGGGCCGGAAGATACAATTGAAATCCCGCACCAGTCTGACAGAACGACAGCTGAATCAGAACTGGGTATTATTATCGGCAAAGAATGCAAGGATGTATCCGAGGAAAACGCTCTTGATGTAGTCGCAGGCTATACAACAATTATTGATATGACAGCGGAAGATATCCTGCAGAAAAACCCGCGCTATCTCACCCGTTCAAAGAGCTTTGATACGTTCTTCAGCTTTGGCCCTCAGCTGGTTACAACGGATGAAGTGGAGGAAGTGGATAACCTGAATGTTTCTACAGTAATTAACGGCGGGCTTCACCGGAAGAATGTTGTTTCAAATATGACATTCAGCCCTCGATATCTTGTTTCCTTCCATTCTAAAGTAATGAAGCTCTTACCAGGGGATATTATTTCAACAGGAACTCCGGGAGCGGTAGTTATTCGTAATGGCGACGTTGTCGAATGCCAGATTGATGGATTCGCAACACTTGTAAACAAAGTAAAAGACTCAAAAGAGAACCAATAA
- a CDS encoding fumarylacetoacetate hydrolase family protein: MKFVTFTVNDQEKVGFFDEGEQRVTDLKEAQQTLLSKDTMPADMIACIKENENFTEDVKEVMKAVQEGNNQDFSYPLSEVKLHAPIPRPRKNILCVGKNYREHAIEMGSAADIPEHPMLFSKLPTTVTGPEKTILNHQHVTSCLDYEGELALIIGKEGKDISRDEALNYVFGYTILNDVTARDRQKRHKQYLLGKSLDTSCPMGPYITHSSAVPDPHSLAIETKVNGEVRQSSNTEKFIFDIPEIISVISAGTTLEPGDIIATGTPAGVGNGFKPPRFLQPGDRIEITVEGLGCLRNTVQN, encoded by the coding sequence ATGAAATTTGTAACTTTTACAGTAAATGACCAGGAAAAAGTTGGCTTTTTTGATGAGGGAGAACAACGGGTCACAGACCTGAAAGAAGCTCAGCAGACACTATTGTCAAAAGACACGATGCCTGCAGACATGATTGCCTGCATTAAGGAAAATGAAAACTTTACAGAAGATGTAAAAGAAGTTATGAAGGCAGTACAGGAAGGAAACAATCAGGATTTTTCCTATCCACTCAGCGAGGTAAAACTGCATGCTCCTATACCAAGACCGCGAAAAAACATTTTATGTGTAGGGAAAAATTACAGGGAACATGCAATCGAGATGGGAAGCGCAGCAGATATTCCCGAGCATCCAATGCTGTTTTCGAAACTCCCTACGACTGTTACCGGACCTGAAAAAACGATATTAAATCATCAGCATGTAACCTCCTGCCTTGACTATGAAGGGGAACTTGCTTTAATTATCGGAAAAGAAGGCAAGGACATTTCGAGAGATGAGGCTTTAAATTATGTCTTTGGCTACACGATTCTCAATGATGTCACTGCAAGGGACAGGCAAAAAAGGCATAAGCAATACTTGCTTGGGAAAAGCCTGGACACTTCCTGCCCAATGGGGCCTTATATCACCCATAGCAGCGCGGTGCCAGACCCTCACTCACTGGCGATTGAAACGAAGGTCAACGGCGAGGTAAGGCAGTCTTCAAATACGGAAAAATTCATTTTTGATATTCCTGAAATTATTTCCGTTATTTCAGCAGGCACTACGTTAGAACCGGGAGATATTATCGCAACAGGCACCCCTGCGGGTGTAGGCAATGGCTTCAAGCCGCCTCGTTTTCTTCAGCCTGGCGACCGGATTGAAATTACTGTCGAAGGATTAGGATGTCTCCGTAATACGGTACAAAATTAA